The Aythya fuligula isolate bAytFul2 chromosome 2, bAytFul2.pri, whole genome shotgun sequence genome contains a region encoding:
- the IRX4 gene encoding iroquois-class homeodomain protein IRX-4 — translation MSYPQFGYPYSSAPQFLMSTNSLTTCCESGGRTLAETGAAASAQTPVYCPVYESRLLATARHELNSAAALGVYGGPYAGPQGYGNYVTYGTEAPAFYSLNSLEAKDGSGSAHAGIAPAAAYYPYDHTLSQYQYDRYGGMDGGTRRKNATRETTSTLKAWLQEHRKNPYPTKGEKIMLAIITKMTLTQVSTWFANARRRLKKENKMTWPPRNKCSDEKRPYEEEEEEEEGSQEDAMMKNEKAEEPTGKEEKELELSDLEDLDAAESESSECEMRRPFPHPLPHPHPLPGGGPPPRAAEPPAKLPLPAAVDEEEEEEAERARSCLKPAAEECEAALLGARPRGCEPKMCFPQGQQLLEAKPRIWSLAHTATSLNQAEYPSCMLKRQGGSAATAASTPVNVIDRHQDSPVTNLRNWVDGVFHDPLFRHSTLNQALSNTTVSWATTKGAILETGALGRSVGNGANVLKGQLSNLAHHDSSKEFIAFPKAGSKMFCS, via the exons ATGTCATATCCTCAGTTTGGCTACCCTTACTCCTCTGCACCCCAG TTCCTGATGAGCACCAACTCCCTGACGACTTGCTGCGAGTCCGGCGGCCGGACACTGGCCGAGACGGGGGCGGCCGCCTCGGCGCAGACCCCGGTCTATTGTCCTGTGTACGAGAGCCGCCTGCTCGCCACCGCCCGCCACGAGCTCAACTCCGCCGCCGCCCTGGGGGTCTACGGCGGCCCCTACGCCGGCCCCCAGGGCTATGGAAACTACGTGACCTACGGCACCGAGGCTCCCGCTTTCTACTCCCTG AACAGTTTGGAGGCGAAGGACGGCAGCGGCTCTGCGCATGCGGGCATCGCCCCGGCGGCTGCCTACTACCCCTATGATCACACCCTCAGCCAGTACCAGTACGACAG GTACGGCGGGATGGACGGCGGGACGCGGCGGAAAAACGCCACCCGGGAGACCACCAGCACGCTGAaggcctggctgcaggagcaccgCAAGAACCCCTACCCCACCAAGGGCGAGAAGATCATGCTGGCCATCATCACCAAGATGACCCTCACCCAGGTCTCCACCTGGTTCGCCAACGCCCGCCGGCGGCTCAAGAAGGAGAACAAGATGACCTGGCCTCCGCGGAACAAGTGCTCGGACGAGAAGCGGCCCtacgaggaagaggaggaggaggaggagggctcgCAGGAAGACGCGATGATGAAGAACGAGAAAGCCGAGG AGCCCACGggcaaggaggagaaggagctggagctCAGCGACCTGGAGGACTTGGACGCCGCCGAGTCGGAGAGCTCCGAGTGCGAGATGAGGCGGCCCTTCCCGCACCCGCTGCCGCACCCGCACCCGCTGCCGGGCGGCGGCCCCCCGCCCCGTgccgccgagccccccgccaAGCTGCCGCTGCCGGCCGCCGtcgacgaggaggaggaggaggaggcggagagGGCCCGCAGCTGCCTGAAGCCGGCGGCCGAGGAGTGCGAGGCGGCCCTGctcggggcccggccccgcggctgCGAGCCCAAAATGTGCTTCCCgcagggacagcagctgctggaggcgAAGCCCCGGATTTGGTCCCTGGCGCACACCGCCACCTCCCTCAACCAGGCCGAGTACCCCTCATGCATGCTGAAGCGGCAGGGGGGCTCGgccgccaccgccgcctccACCCCGGTCAATGTCATCGACAGGCACCAGGATTCACCGGTCACCAACCTCAGGAACTGGGTGGACGGGGTGTTTCACGACCCCCTGTTCAGGCACAGTACTTTGAACCAAGCCTTGAGCAACACCACGGTGTCCTGGGCTACCACCAAAGGAGCCATTCTGGAAACGGGCGCCTTGGGACGCTCGGTGGGCAACGGCGCCAACGTGCTCAAGGGGCAGCTGTCAAACCTGGCCCACCACGACTCGAGCAAGGAGTTTATCGCGTTTCCCAAAGCaggaagcaaaatgttttgctcttAA